Proteins from a genomic interval of Geodermatophilus obscurus DSM 43160:
- a CDS encoding IclR family transcriptional regulator has product MSGPQGESAARGSVVAVQSVDRALSVLEILAACGEAGVTEVAAELGVHKSTAFRLVAALESRGFVEQLADRGKYRLGFGVVRLAGAAAAQLDIAREGRPICEALAADLQETVNIAILDGDRAVNVSQARGPAALSTHNWVGQGTPLHATSSGKVLLAYASDAVRKDVLSRELPRYTPATISDPEVLRQHLDLIVDQGWAATAEEYEVGLNALAAPVRGADGDVFAALSVSGPSFRIDSEDFPRLARRVLSGAEELSRRLGFFGQTR; this is encoded by the coding sequence ATGAGTGGTCCGCAGGGTGAGAGCGCAGCGCGGGGCTCGGTCGTAGCGGTCCAGTCGGTCGACCGTGCGCTGAGCGTGCTGGAGATCCTGGCGGCGTGCGGCGAGGCCGGCGTCACGGAGGTGGCCGCCGAGCTGGGGGTGCACAAGTCCACGGCCTTCCGGTTGGTGGCGGCGCTGGAGAGCCGGGGCTTCGTCGAGCAGCTGGCCGATCGGGGCAAGTACCGGCTGGGCTTCGGTGTCGTGCGCTTGGCCGGCGCGGCCGCGGCGCAGTTGGACATCGCCCGGGAGGGGCGGCCGATCTGCGAGGCGCTGGCCGCCGACCTCCAGGAGACGGTCAACATCGCCATCCTGGACGGCGACCGTGCGGTGAACGTCAGCCAGGCCCGCGGGCCGGCGGCGCTGAGCACGCACAACTGGGTGGGGCAGGGCACCCCGCTGCACGCCACCTCCAGCGGCAAGGTGCTGCTGGCCTACGCCTCCGATGCGGTCCGCAAGGACGTGCTGTCCCGGGAGCTGCCGCGCTACACCCCCGCGACGATCAGCGATCCCGAGGTGCTGCGACAGCACCTCGACCTGATCGTCGACCAGGGCTGGGCCGCCACCGCCGAGGAGTACGAGGTGGGGCTCAATGCCCTCGCCGCGCCCGTCCGGGGTGCGGATGGGGACGTGTTCGCGGCCCTCAGCGTCTCGGGGCCGTCCTTCCGCATCGACTCGGAGGACTTCCCGAGGCTGGCCCGGCGGGTGCTGTCGGGCGCTGAGGAGCTGAGCAGGAGGCTGGGC
- the purU gene encoding formyltetrahydrofolate deformylase has product MPRRFILTLSCPQRPGIVHAVTSFLFGHGCDIVEHQQFDDPLRGALFLRTEVVKVTGEADAEHLASAFKEVAEEFGMSFTLSDDRPQRVLVMVSRMGHCLNDLIFRWRAGSLNAELVAVVSNHEDLRPMAEAAGLPFYHVPVTPESKPQAEQRMLEIVDQHRAEVVVLARYMQVLSDNLCLKLLGRAINIHHSFLPGFKGAKPYHQAFDRGVKLVGATAHYVTPTLDEGPIIEQEVIRIDHTYDPRALTTVGRDAEALALARAVRWHSERRVLLNERSTVVFR; this is encoded by the coding sequence ATGCCGCGAAGGTTCATCCTGACACTGAGCTGCCCGCAACGCCCGGGCATCGTCCATGCCGTCACCTCGTTCCTCTTCGGCCATGGCTGCGACATCGTGGAACACCAGCAGTTCGACGATCCGCTCCGGGGGGCCCTGTTCCTTCGCACTGAAGTCGTGAAAGTAACTGGCGAGGCCGATGCTGAGCACTTGGCCTCGGCTTTCAAGGAGGTGGCCGAGGAATTCGGGATGAGCTTCACCTTGTCGGACGACCGCCCCCAGCGAGTGCTGGTGATGGTCTCCCGGATGGGTCACTGCCTCAACGACCTGATCTTCCGGTGGCGGGCGGGCAGTCTCAACGCCGAACTCGTCGCCGTGGTGTCCAACCACGAGGACCTGCGTCCGATGGCGGAGGCGGCAGGCCTGCCGTTCTACCACGTGCCGGTCACTCCCGAGTCCAAGCCGCAGGCCGAGCAGCGGATGCTCGAGATAGTCGACCAGCATCGGGCCGAGGTCGTGGTCCTCGCTCGTTACATGCAGGTGCTCTCCGACAATCTGTGCCTCAAACTGCTCGGGCGTGCCATCAACATCCACCATTCGTTCCTGCCCGGATTCAAGGGGGCCAAGCCCTACCACCAGGCCTTCGACCGGGGCGTCAAGCTCGTCGGGGCCACTGCTCACTACGTGACTCCCACTCTGGACGAAGGTCCGATCATCGAACAGGAAGTCATCCGAATCGATCACACCTACGATCCCCGAGCCCTGACGACTGTCGGGCGCGACGCCGAGGCCCTCGCACTGGCGCGGGCCGTGCGATGGCACTCCGAGCGCCGGGTGCTGCTCAACGAGCGCAGTACGGTGGTGTTCCGCTGA
- a CDS encoding L-serine ammonia-lyase: protein MISVFDLYKVGIGPSSSHTVGPMRAANTFVARLASEGLLARTAGLRAEMFGSLGVTGHGHGTVKAVILGLEGEQPDLVDPAAAQLRVEAVHAEKELRLGGMRPIAFSTDDHLVLHRRKRLPFHTNGMRFTARDADGHVLTTREYYSVGGGFVLDEDEIEGSDIVADDKQRPVPHPFSTGDELLQRARDTGSSISELMLANELTRRSEEEVRSGLLHIWSVMQECVNRGIQATGTLPGGLNVRRRAGLLRQTLESTDDSNDPLRAMEWVTLYALAVNEENAAGGRVVTAPTNGAAGIVPAVLHYYRDFVESFSEDGVVRFLLTAAAVGILFKENASISGAEVGCQGEVGSACSMAAAGLAEVLGGTPDQVENAAEIGIEHNLGLTCDPIGGLVQIPCIERNAVGSIKAITAARMAVRGDGEQFVSLDKAIKTMRDTGADMKDKYKETARGGLAVNVIEC, encoded by the coding sequence ATGATCAGCGTTTTTGACCTCTACAAGGTGGGCATCGGACCTTCGAGTTCTCACACCGTGGGCCCTATGCGCGCCGCGAACACGTTTGTTGCCCGACTGGCGTCCGAGGGGCTGCTCGCCCGCACCGCCGGCCTGCGAGCCGAGATGTTCGGCTCCCTCGGCGTGACCGGACATGGCCATGGAACGGTGAAGGCGGTCATACTCGGCCTCGAGGGTGAACAGCCCGACTTGGTGGATCCGGCGGCTGCCCAACTTCGCGTAGAAGCCGTACACGCCGAGAAGGAGTTGCGTCTCGGTGGGATGCGCCCGATCGCGTTCTCGACGGACGATCACCTCGTGTTGCATCGCCGCAAGCGGCTCCCCTTCCACACGAATGGCATGCGCTTCACGGCTCGGGACGCCGACGGGCACGTGCTGACGACTCGGGAGTACTACTCCGTTGGTGGCGGGTTCGTCCTGGACGAGGATGAGATCGAGGGCTCCGACATCGTGGCGGACGACAAGCAAAGGCCTGTCCCCCATCCTTTCAGCACGGGCGACGAATTGTTGCAGCGCGCCCGCGACACAGGATCTAGCATCAGTGAGCTGATGCTCGCCAACGAGTTGACCCGGCGCAGCGAGGAGGAAGTGCGGTCCGGGCTGCTGCACATCTGGTCGGTGATGCAGGAGTGCGTGAACCGAGGCATCCAGGCGACGGGAACCCTGCCGGGAGGGCTCAACGTGCGGCGGCGCGCAGGGCTCCTGCGTCAGACCCTCGAGTCCACCGACGACAGCAACGACCCACTCCGGGCGATGGAGTGGGTGACGCTCTACGCGCTGGCGGTCAACGAGGAGAACGCGGCGGGCGGGCGCGTGGTCACCGCACCGACCAACGGTGCCGCTGGCATCGTCCCGGCCGTCCTGCACTACTACCGAGACTTCGTCGAGTCCTTTTCCGAGGACGGTGTCGTCCGGTTCCTGCTCACCGCCGCGGCGGTCGGGATCCTGTTCAAGGAGAACGCCTCGATCTCCGGGGCAGAGGTGGGCTGCCAGGGAGAGGTCGGGTCGGCGTGCTCGATGGCGGCGGCCGGCCTCGCCGAGGTCCTGGGCGGTACGCCGGACCAGGTGGAGAACGCGGCGGAGATCGGTATCGAGCACAATCTCGGGCTCACCTGCGACCCCATCGGCGGCCTCGTGCAGATCCCCTGTATCGAGCGAAATGCCGTGGGATCGATCAAGGCGATCACCGCCGCCCGGATGGCTGTGCGTGGTGACGGCGAACAGTTCGTCTCTCTCGACAAGGCGATCAAGACCATGCGCGACACCGGTGCGGACATGAAGGACAAGTACAAGGAGACCGCGCGCGGTGGTCTCGCTGTCAACGTGATCGAGTGCTGA
- a CDS encoding aromatic ring-hydroxylating oxygenase subunit alpha, whose amino-acid sequence MSLQTQLPPSLIATLPGHSYTDPEIFQQEQAKIFETHWFAVARADEIEGPGSYRTVDVGRENVVLVRGRDKTLRAFLNVCRHRGARVCMEESGTGLRRLRCGYHAWTYSLDGALVGAPNLAQMEDVDRSQYGLIPVHLREWLGYAWVCIADVPPSFEDTVIGAVAGRLGSPEVIDDWGIDKLTVGRRITYDVKANWKLIIENFMECYHCATIHPELTEVLPEFADGYAAQYFVGHGAEFGENVQGFTVDGSEGLDHIPGVDGEHDRKYYAVTVNPQVFINLVPDHVIFHRMFPVAADRTVVECDWLYMPHVVESGKDVSRSVELFHRVNEQDFDAAVRCQLASNSKGYAKGGVLVPSEHHIALFHEWVKLQLDSEHSMDAQLGAGAGHGTGLELDAGAEFGHA is encoded by the coding sequence GTGTCCCTTCAAACTCAACTGCCGCCCAGTCTCATCGCCACGCTGCCCGGCCACTCCTACACGGATCCGGAGATCTTCCAGCAGGAGCAGGCGAAGATCTTCGAGACGCATTGGTTCGCCGTTGCACGCGCGGACGAGATCGAAGGCCCCGGCTCGTACCGGACCGTGGATGTGGGTCGGGAGAACGTGGTGCTCGTCCGTGGCCGTGACAAGACTCTGCGCGCATTCCTGAACGTCTGCCGGCACCGCGGTGCCCGCGTGTGCATGGAGGAGTCGGGGACCGGCCTGCGCAGGCTGCGGTGCGGGTACCACGCGTGGACCTACTCCCTCGACGGTGCGCTTGTCGGCGCACCGAACCTCGCCCAGATGGAGGATGTCGACCGCTCGCAGTACGGACTGATCCCTGTGCATCTACGGGAGTGGCTCGGATACGCCTGGGTGTGCATCGCCGACGTGCCGCCCTCCTTCGAGGACACGGTCATCGGTGCAGTGGCTGGGCGGCTGGGCTCCCCCGAGGTCATCGACGACTGGGGAATCGACAAGCTCACGGTCGGCCGGCGCATCACCTACGACGTGAAGGCCAACTGGAAGCTGATCATCGAGAACTTCATGGAGTGCTACCACTGCGCCACGATCCACCCCGAGCTGACCGAGGTGCTGCCCGAGTTCGCCGACGGTTACGCCGCCCAGTACTTCGTCGGCCACGGCGCCGAGTTCGGTGAGAACGTGCAGGGCTTCACCGTGGACGGCAGCGAGGGGCTCGACCACATCCCTGGCGTGGACGGGGAGCACGACCGCAAGTACTACGCGGTCACGGTCAACCCTCAGGTGTTCATCAATCTGGTGCCAGACCACGTGATCTTCCACCGGATGTTCCCGGTCGCGGCGGACCGCACGGTCGTCGAGTGCGACTGGCTCTACATGCCTCATGTGGTCGAGTCGGGCAAAGACGTGAGTCGCTCGGTCGAGCTGTTCCACCGGGTCAACGAGCAGGACTTCGATGCCGCTGTGAGGTGCCAGCTCGCGTCCAACTCGAAGGGGTACGCCAAGGGTGGGGTGCTGGTGCCCAGTGAGCACCACATCGCCCTGTTCCACGAGTGGGTCAAGCTGCAGCTCGATTCTGAGCACAGCATGGACGCGCAGCTGGGCGCTGGAGCGGGCCACGGTACCGGACTCGAGCTCGACGCTGGCGCCGAGTTCGGCCACGCGTAG
- a CDS encoding transposase has translation MILDNLSAHKGARIRRWAERHNVELCPTPTYASWANPIEVHFGPLRSFVLANSEYTNHVELTRALHAHLRWRNDHARDPELLAAQRRERARVRRERHRRWGRPRQPAAA, from the coding sequence GTGATCTTGGACAATCTGTCCGCGCACAAGGGCGCCCGGATCCGCCGCTGGGCCGAGCGCCACAACGTCGAACTGTGCCCCACCCCGACCTACGCCTCCTGGGCCAACCCGATCGAGGTGCACTTCGGACCGCTGCGGTCCTTCGTGCTGGCCAACTCCGAGTACACCAACCACGTGGAGCTGACCCGCGCGCTGCACGCCCACCTGCGCTGGCGCAACGACCACGCCCGCGACCCCGAGCTCCTCGCCGCGCAACGCCGCGAACGAGCCAGGGTCCGCCGCGAGCGCCACCGCCGCTGGGGCCGGCCCAGGCAACCAGCCGCGGCCTGA
- a CDS encoding helix-turn-helix domain-containing protein, whose translation MAERVRVRRLSDEEGQRLQRLVRRGEPKTTTSVIRYRRAMVVLASAGGNSVPVIARLVTADEDTVREVIHRLNELGMRALDPHWAGGRPRQISAEDEAFLVETARTRPRKLGCPFTHWSVRKLIGYLADNPHRVVHIGPERARRLLLDHEISFQQTKTWKESTDPDRDAKLAGIEQVINDHPDRTFAFDEFGPLACVPTPGACWAPKGRPQRVAANYHKTAGVRQFHGCFSVGEDRLWGVARHRRSAANTLAALRSIRAARPDGTPST comes from the coding sequence ATGGCCGAGCGCGTGAGGGTCAGGCGACTCTCCGATGAGGAGGGCCAGCGGCTGCAGCGGCTGGTCCGCCGTGGCGAGCCGAAGACGACAACGAGTGTGATCCGCTACCGCCGGGCGATGGTTGTGCTGGCCTCGGCCGGCGGCAACAGCGTGCCGGTGATCGCCCGGCTGGTCACCGCGGACGAGGACACCGTGCGGGAGGTGATCCACCGGTTAAACGAACTCGGGATGCGGGCGCTGGACCCTCACTGGGCGGGTGGCCGTCCCCGCCAGATCAGCGCTGAGGACGAGGCCTTCCTCGTCGAGACGGCCCGGACCCGCCCGCGCAAGCTCGGCTGCCCGTTCACCCACTGGAGCGTACGCAAGCTCATCGGCTATCTGGCCGACAACCCGCACCGGGTGGTGCACATCGGCCCGGAACGGGCCCGTCGGCTCCTGCTCGACCACGAGATCTCCTTTCAGCAGACCAAGACCTGGAAGGAGTCCACCGATCCCGACCGAGACGCCAAGCTGGCCGGCATCGAGCAGGTGATCAACGACCATCCGGATCGGACGTTCGCCTTCGACGAGTTCGGCCCGCTGGCCTGCGTGCCGACCCCCGGCGCCTGCTGGGCGCCCAAGGGCAGACCGCAGCGGGTGGCGGCCAACTACCACAAGACCGCCGGCGTGCGGCAGTTCCACGGCTGCTTCTCCGTCGGCGAGGACCGGCTGTGGGGCGTGGCCCGGCACCGCAGGAGTGCGGCCAACACCCTGGCGGCGCTGCGCTCGATCCGCGCCGCCCGCCCGGACGGCACCCCATCTACGTGA
- a CDS encoding transposase, whose amino-acid sequence MAEIARLGRTLKQRHEVFAASFDTGRSSNGGTEAINGLIELHRRIARGFRNRDDTTCACC is encoded by the coding sequence GTGGCCGAGATCGCCCGGCTGGGACGCACGCTGAAGCAGCGGCACGAGGTGTTCGCGGCCTCCTTCGACACCGGCCGCTCCAGCAATGGCGGCACCGAAGCAATCAACGGCCTCATCGAGCTCCACCGCCGCATCGCCCGCGGCTTCCGCAACCGCGACGACACCACCTGCGCATGCTGCTGA
- a CDS encoding PDR/VanB family oxidoreductase: MNPHVESVTHKTTSVTLVASEFEADVRVEAKQEAADGVVALTLREVSDHPLPPWTPGAHVDLILGQAPTRQYSLCGDPADHHVWRLGILRDPNGRGSSLYVHDQLRPGDTIRVRGPRNNFPLVESPRYLFIAGGIGITPILTMIAAAEKDGADWRLVYGGRQRASMAFLDELAHYGDRVSVCPQDETGLLDLDGLLGTPHPDTLVYCCGPEPLLAAVEERCATWPPRSLHVERFNAKPLTEPVRNEAFEVHLAQSEITLTIPADRSILDMVKEAGVGALSSCREGTCGTCETPVLEGTPDHRDSVLDEEERQAGDYMMICVSRSCGPRLVLDL; the protein is encoded by the coding sequence ATGAATCCACACGTCGAATCTGTCACGCACAAGACAACGAGCGTCACCCTGGTCGCCAGCGAGTTCGAGGCCGACGTGCGCGTGGAGGCCAAGCAGGAGGCGGCCGACGGAGTGGTCGCCCTGACCCTGCGCGAAGTGAGCGACCACCCGCTGCCGCCGTGGACGCCGGGCGCGCACGTCGACCTCATCCTCGGGCAGGCGCCGACCCGGCAGTACTCGCTGTGCGGGGATCCCGCGGACCACCACGTCTGGCGGCTGGGCATCCTGCGCGACCCGAACGGCCGCGGCAGCTCCCTCTACGTGCACGACCAGCTCCGGCCGGGCGACACGATCCGGGTCCGCGGCCCGCGCAACAACTTCCCGCTCGTGGAATCGCCCCGTTACCTGTTCATCGCCGGCGGGATCGGAATCACCCCGATCCTCACGATGATCGCCGCCGCGGAAAAGGACGGCGCCGACTGGCGGCTGGTGTACGGCGGTCGACAGCGCGCGTCGATGGCCTTCCTCGACGAGCTAGCCCACTACGGCGACCGCGTCTCGGTCTGCCCGCAGGACGAAACCGGGCTGTTGGACCTGGACGGCCTGCTCGGTACGCCCCACCCCGACACGCTGGTGTATTGCTGCGGCCCGGAGCCGCTGTTGGCCGCCGTCGAGGAGCGGTGTGCCACGTGGCCACCCCGTTCACTGCATGTGGAGCGTTTCAATGCCAAGCCGCTGACCGAGCCGGTGCGCAACGAGGCATTCGAGGTCCACCTCGCCCAGAGCGAGATCACCCTCACGATCCCCGCCGACCGTTCCATTCTTGACATGGTCAAGGAGGCCGGGGTGGGGGCGCTGTCTTCCTGCAGGGAAGGCACCTGCGGCACGTGCGAAACTCCCGTGCTCGAGGGCACACCCGACCACCGCGACTCCGTGCTCGACGAGGAGGAACGGCAGGCGGGCGACTACATGATGATCTGTGTGTCCCGCTCGTGCGGTCCGCGCCTCGTTCTCGACCTCTGA
- the folP gene encoding dihydropteroate synthase, with product MTVLDLRNCPPAGTDISTHPLARALAARRPVVGGILNVTPDSFSDGGRFDSLDRAVAHGCTLAAEGADLIDVGGESTRPGSRPPTLAEELARVVPVVEALAQRTPVPLSVDTSRPEVMRAAVAAGASMVNDVRALRSPGALEVAAELGVPVCLMHMQRSPETMQQDPRYRDVVVEVRTFLAERMRACLDAGIRQEHLVVDPGFGFGKTPAHNVALLASLDGLHSLGVPVMVGLSRKSVLGQLTGRTAQAPGGTGRRPHRPVFVSSAPASIATLKDPS from the coding sequence CGACATCTCGACGCACCCCCTCGCACGGGCGCTCGCGGCGAGGCGGCCCGTGGTCGGCGGCATCCTCAACGTCACGCCGGACTCCTTCTCCGACGGCGGGCGGTTCGACAGCCTGGACCGGGCCGTGGCGCACGGGTGCACCCTGGCTGCCGAGGGGGCCGACCTCATCGACGTCGGCGGGGAGTCGACCCGGCCCGGCTCGCGCCCGCCGACCCTCGCCGAGGAACTGGCCCGTGTCGTCCCGGTGGTCGAAGCCCTCGCGCAGCGGACCCCCGTGCCGTTGTCCGTGGACACCTCGCGGCCCGAGGTCATGCGGGCCGCCGTCGCGGCCGGGGCGAGCATGGTCAACGACGTCCGGGCGCTGCGGTCGCCGGGTGCCCTGGAGGTTGCCGCGGAGCTGGGCGTGCCGGTGTGCCTGATGCACATGCAGCGCTCGCCGGAGACCATGCAGCAGGACCCGCGCTACCGGGACGTCGTCGTGGAGGTGCGCACCTTCCTCGCCGAGCGGATGCGTGCCTGCCTCGACGCCGGCATCCGGCAGGAGCACCTGGTGGTGGACCCGGGGTTCGGGTTCGGCAAGACGCCGGCCCACAACGTCGCCCTGCTGGCCTCGCTCGACGGGCTGCACAGCCTGGGGGTCCCGGTCATGGTCGGGCTGTCCCGGAAGTCGGTGCTCGGGCAGCTGACCGGGCGGACCGCACAGGCACCCGGTGGAACCGGCCGGAGACCACACAGGCCGGTGTTCGTTTCGTCTGCACCTGCGTCCATCGCAACCCTCAAGGATCCCTCATGA